A genomic stretch from Phocoena phocoena chromosome 9, mPhoPho1.1, whole genome shotgun sequence includes:
- the ZNF800 gene encoding zinc finger protein 800 produces MPLRDKYCQTDHHHHGCCEPVYILEPGDAPLLQQPLQTSKSGIQQIIECFRSGTKQLKHILLKDVDTIFECKLCRSLFRGLPNLITHKKFYCPPSLQMDDNLPDVNDKQSQAISDLLEAIYPSVDKREYIIKLEPIETNQNAVFQYISRTDNPTEVTESSSTPEQPEVQIQETSTEQSKTVPVTDTEVETVEPPPVEIVADEVAPTSDEQLQESQADLETSDNSDFGHQLICCLCRKEFNSRRGVRRHIRKVHKKKMEELKKYIETRKNPNQSSKGRSKNVLVPLSRSCPVCCKSFATKANVRRHFDEVHRGLRRDSITPDIATKPGQPLFLDSVSPKKSFKARKQKSSSKAEYNLTACKCLLCKRKYSSQIMLKRHMQIVHKITLSGTNSKREKGPNNTASSSEIKVKVEPADSVESSPPSIIHSPQNELKGTNHSNEKKNAPAAQKNKVKQDSESPKSTSPSAAGGQQKTRKPKLSAGFDFKQLYCKLCKRQFTSKQNLTKHIELHTDGNNIYVKFYKCPLCTYETRRKRDVIRHITVVHKKSSRYLGKITASLEIRAIKKPIDFVLNKVAKRGPSRDEAKHSDSKHDGTSNSPSKKYEVADVGIEVKVTKNFSLHRCNKCGKAFAKKTYLEHHKKTHKANASNSPEGNKTKGRSTRSKALVW; encoded by the exons gaaCTAAACAACTTAagcatattttattaaaagatgTGGACACTATTTTTGAATGTAAATTATGCCGCAGTCTCTTCAGAGGATTACCAAATTTAATTACCCATAAAAAATTCTACTGCCCACCAAGTCTCCAGATGGATGACA ACCTTCCTGATGTAAATGATAAACAAAGCCAAGCCATAAGTGATCTCCTAGAAGCCATATATCCAAGTGTGGACAAGCGAGAATACATTATTAAGCTAGAACCCATAGAAACTAATCAGAATGCAGTTTTTCAATATATTTCAAGGACTGATAATCCTACTGAAGTCACAGAGTCAAGCAGTACTCCTGAACAGCCTGAAGTTCAAATACAGGAAACTAGCACTGAACAGTCTAAGACAGTTCCAGTTACAGACACAGAGGTGGAAACTGTAGAGCCCCCTCCTGTTGAAATTGTTGCAGATGAAGTTGCACCTACATCTGATGAACAACTGCAGGAATCACAGGCTGACTTGGAAACTTCTGACAATTCTGATTTTGGTCACCAGTTGATATGTTGTCTTTGTAGAAAAGAATTCAATTCCAGACGAGGTGTTCGTCGTCACATTCGAAAAgtacacaagaaaaaaatggaagaactaAAAAAGTACATTGAAACACGAAAGAATCCAAACCAATCCTCTAAAGGACGCAGTAAGAATGTTCTAGTCCCATTAAGTAGGAGTTGTCCAGTATGTTGTAAATCATTTGCTACAAAAGCGAATGTAAGGAGgcattttgatgaagttcatAGAGGACTAAGGAGGGATTCAATTACTCCTGATATAGCAACAAAGCCTGGGCAACCTTTGTTCCTGGATTCTGTTTCTCCTAAAAAATCTTTTAAGGCTCGAAAACAAAAGTCGTCTTCAAAGGCTGAATACAATTTAACTGCATGCAAATGCCTCCTTTGCAAGAGGAAATATAGTTCACAAATAATGCTTAAAAGACATATGCAAATTGTCCACAAGATAACTCTTTCTGGAACAAACTCTAAAAGAGAGAAAGGCCCCAATAATACTGCCAGCAGTtcagaaataaaagttaaagttGAACCAGCAGATTCTGTAGAATCTTCACCCCCTTCCATTATCCATTCTCCACAGAATGAATTAAAGGGAACAAatcattcaaatgaaaaaaagaacgCACCGGCagcacagaaaaataaagttaaacaagACTCTGAAAGCCCTAAATCAACTAGTCCGTCTGCTGCAGGTGGCCAGCAAAAAACCAGGAAGCCAAAACTTTCAGCTGGCTTTGACTTTAAGCAACTTTACTGTAAACTTTGTAAACGTCAGTTTACTTCCAAACAGAACTTGACTAAACATATTGAATTGCACACAGATGGGAATAACATTTATGTTAAATTCTACAAGTGTCCTCTTTGCACTTATGAAACTCGTCGGAAGCGCGATGTGATACGACATATAACTGTGGTTCATAAAAAGTCATCCCGTTATCTTGGGAAAATAACAGCCAGTTTAGAGATCAGAGCTATAAAAAAGCCCATTGATTTTGTTCTAAATAAAGTGGCAAAAAGAGGCCCTTCAAGAGACGAAGcaaaacatagtgattcaaaacaCGATGGCACTTCTAACTCTCCTAGTAAAAAGTATGAAGTAGCTGATGTTGGTATTGAAGTAAAAGTCACAAAAAACTTTTCTCTTCACAGATGCAATAAATGTGGAAAGGCATTTGCCAAAAAGACTTATCTTGAACATCATAAGAAAACTCATAAGGCAAATGCTTCCAATTCAcctgaaggaaacaaaaccaaaggcCGAAGTACAAGATCTAAGGCTCTTGTCTGGTGA